Proteins encoded in a region of the Acidimicrobiales bacterium genome:
- a CDS encoding ABC transporter substrate-binding protein, protein MRKFIFLLGLLVAFALVAASCGDDSSDSSDSDTTTTETGDEPDTDEPDTDESDTDTPEDTSVDGDVELTASARGITEDTIRIGLAMPDVSAFNNSGDQAARYQVVVDDINANGGVIGRQIELVIAEWDLLDTTGFDAACVELTEDNELFAVVTRTPAGFGAMTCYTELGDTLVVNGLDLLDVEIARSDNLLYSVLSDTFQAMIGGIDQLTDELADAKIAVTAAEEGGGGDRADQLTAHLESLGLDVVATTVSNVSYSDDPTAALTEYDRFAEVWNSEGVTHVVGVGNGVIGAAYALDNNGLGDTMTLITPIIGVRTLNSLGAVLENLDMIGVAVPDPGLVAEQGINGMPECIALIEEALDETVIFFPEEEELNALSSTFMACASFDFLTAALEAVGPNPTREDFVALTSGGFSFEMTSAGAASTDDGKAYMNDDSGLVYDWDGSAFTLRG, encoded by the coding sequence ATGCGCAAATTCATCTTCCTGCTCGGCCTCCTGGTCGCGTTCGCCCTCGTGGCCGCGTCCTGTGGCGACGACTCGTCGGATTCCTCGGATTCCGACACCACGACCACCGAGACGGGTGACGAGCCCGACACCGATGAGCCGGATACCGACGAGTCCGACACCGACACGCCCGAGGACACCTCCGTCGACGGCGATGTCGAGCTGACGGCCTCCGCCCGTGGTATCACCGAAGACACCATCCGTATCGGTCTCGCCATGCCCGACGTCAGCGCCTTCAACAACAGTGGCGACCAGGCCGCCCGCTATCAGGTCGTGGTCGACGACATCAACGCCAACGGCGGCGTGATCGGACGCCAGATCGAGCTGGTCATCGCCGAGTGGGACCTCCTCGACACGACCGGCTTCGACGCCGCGTGTGTCGAGCTGACCGAGGACAACGAGCTGTTTGCCGTCGTCACCCGAACCCCGGCCGGCTTCGGCGCGATGACGTGCTACACGGAGCTGGGTGACACCCTCGTGGTCAACGGCCTCGATCTCCTCGACGTCGAGATCGCCCGGTCCGACAACCTGCTCTACAGCGTTCTCTCCGACACGTTCCAGGCGATGATCGGTGGCATCGATCAACTCACCGACGAACTCGCCGACGCCAAGATCGCGGTGACCGCCGCTGAAGAGGGCGGGGGCGGCGATCGCGCCGACCAGCTCACTGCCCACCTCGAGTCCCTCGGCCTCGATGTCGTCGCCACGACCGTGTCCAATGTCAGCTACTCCGACGACCCGACCGCCGCCCTCACCGAGTACGACCGGTTTGCCGAGGTCTGGAACAGCGAAGGGGTGACCCACGTGGTCGGCGTCGGCAACGGCGTGATCGGTGCGGCCTACGCGCTGGACAACAACGGCCTCGGCGACACCATGACGCTCATCACACCGATCATCGGCGTGCGCACGCTGAACAGCCTCGGCGCCGTGCTCGAGAACCTCGACATGATCGGGGTGGCCGTGCCCGACCCCGGCCTGGTGGCCGAGCAAGGGATCAACGGCATGCCGGAGTGCATCGCACTGATCGAGGAAGCGCTCGACGAGACCGTGATCTTCTTCCCGGAGGAGGAGGAGCTCAACGCGCTCTCCTCCACCTTCATGGCGTGCGCCTCGTTCGACTTCCTCACCGCGGCGCTCGAGGCCGTCGGGCCCAACCCCACCCGTGAGGACTTCGTTGCCCTCACCAGCGGTGGCTTCTCGTTCGAGATGACCAGTGCCGGCGCCGCGTCGACCGACGATGGCAAGGCCTACATGAACGACGACTCCGGCCTCGTCTACGACTGGGACGGTTCCGCATTCAC